Part of the Propioniciclava sp. MC1595 genome is shown below.
GGTTGCCGGTGTCCAGGCCGACGACGATCGGGTCGTGGTCGGAGCTGGCGAACGGGTTCGCAGTGTGGAAGTCCACGACGTCGTAGTTGCGTCGGCTGTACTGGAAGGCAATCGACTCGTCCCCGTTGATGTCCCACACCGCGGCACCGGTGACCAGGCGCTGGGCCGCCTTGTTGGCGAAGACGTGGTCGAGGGACCCGAGACGGCCCGAGAACTGGTAGGACGCTGACGTCGGCTCATACTCCTTGGCCAGGTTCACATAGCCCTGGGCCTCGATAATCTGCACCGGTGTCTCCTTGCTGTAGGCGTTGAAGTCGCCCATCAGGAAGATCGCCTCGTCACCGAACATCTCGGACGCCCACGCCGTCAGCTGGCGTGCCTGCGCCTCGCGCGACGGGTTGGCCAGGCCCTGGCCGGTCTGGTCGTCCGCGCCGGAGCCCTTGCTCTTGAAGTGGTTGGCGATCGCGACGAACGGCTTGCCGGTGTTGCGTGCCTTGAACTTCTGCGCCAGTGGATAGCGGGCGTCGGCGAACGCTTCGTCGATGTCGATCAGCGACGGGCCGAGCAGTTGGACGGTCTGCGGGTTGTAGATGAACGCCGTCCGGATGACGTCCTCGTTGGGACCGGTCACCACCGGGGAGGGGGCGAACGCCCAACGCGTCCCGCCCGCCGCCTGGTTGAGGGCAGCGACCAGGTCGGCGAGGGCCTTGTCACGCGGCTGGCCGGCGAGATAGGTGATGGCGGCGGAGTTCTCGATCTCCATCAGGGCCAGCACGTCGGCGTCCATCGTGTTGATGGCCGAGACGATCTTCTCCTTCTGGTCGGCGAACGCCTCGGCGCTCCACGCCCCGCGGACCTGGCAGAAGTCGGTGGCCACCTCGTTGCCATCACGGTCGAGGAAGGCCCCGCAGCCGGCCTCGTCCTTGCCGAGGTCGTCGAAGTAGTTGAGCACGTTGAACGCACCCAGGGTGATGTTGCCGCCCACCTCGGGGACCGTGACCTCGCGGTCGTTCTCGGACGCCACCGGGATGTCGGGGTCGTCGTGGCCGACGACCTGCCCGGTGGGCTGGTAGTTCCATTGGAAGCGGTAGTCCAGGATCACCGGCTGGCTGAAGGTGACCTGCGACGCCGTGCGCATCGGCGTGGCGGCCGACAGGTACGGGAGCGGCGAGTCCTCCGCGGGAATGGTGTCGGTGAACCGGGTGTAGTCCCAGGAGGAGCCGTCGTCCAGGGTGATGTACAACTCCTGGTTCGCGGCCTCGTACGCCGTCGCCGCGGCGCCGGGCTCGACGACCTCGGTGGCCTGGTACAGGGGCTCATCGCCGACGGCGAGGCCGAGCTGGCCGAAGCGGTTGAGCTGGAAGTTGTTGGTGATCGTGTAGGTGCCCTGCGGGTGCACGAGCATGCCCTCGTAGCGCTCCTAACCTCGCCCCGGTGGCGGTGGCGCAGGGCGAGGAGGGCCAGTCCGAGGGCAAGCTGCCGAAGTGGCTCTCCACCACGCCCGGCACCCTGCTCGTCGTCGGCACGGTCGTCTTCATCTCGATCCAGATCAACAACTTCACCGGCGGCGTCCTCAACACGTTCGTGGTCGCGCTCCTCTTCGGCATCGCCCTGCGGGCCACCGGCATCCTCAAGCCCGGCATCCTCAACGGCATCGACGCCTACGGTCTGATGATGCTCGCCATCATGATCCTGGTCTTCGGCCCGCTGGCGTCCGTCAAGCCCGCCGACGTCGCCGAGTTGGCGTTCCCGCTTCTCATCGCCTTCCTCTTCGGGATCGTCGGCATCGCGCTGTTCGCCGGCCTCACCGGCAAGCTGCTGGGCTACAGCGTCCCGATGTCGATCGCGATCGGGCTCACCTCCCTCTACGGCTTCCCAGGCACGATGATCCTGTCGCAGGAGGCCGCGCGGGGCGCCGGCGAGACTCCGGAAGAGGTCGCCGCGATCGAGGGCGAGATCCTGCCCAAGATGATCGTCGCGGGCTTCTCGACCGTCACCATCACGTCCGTCATCGTCACCGGCATCATCGCAAGCCGCATCGGCTCCTGACGCTGCCTGCCCCACCACGCCCTCGGAAAGGAAACCCCATGCCACTGGCTCCCGTGGAGTACGCGGTGATCGCGTTCGACGGCACCAGCGTGACCGGCGAAGTCGCCCCGGCCGAGGTCGCCGAAGCCGCCCTGTCCACCCACCTCTCCCCCACCGATGCACCGACCAGCCAGGAGCCAGCATGATTCGTCAACGCCGCCGGGGTCCCGGCCTCATCGGGACTGCCGCCCGCACCGCCGTCATCGCCGGCACCGCCACCAAGGTCTCCGGGAATGTCGCCGCCAAGCAGTCGGCTCAGGCCGAACAGGCCGCCCTGGCCGAGCAGGCGAGGATCCAGCAGGCCGTCGCCCAGCAGGTCGCCGCCACGCAGCCGCCCGCGCCGCCCGCGCCGGCCACACCGGTCCCGCCGGCGTCCGGGGACGTCCTGGACGGCCTGGAGCGGCTGGCCGCCCTGCACCAGCAGGGCGCGCTGACCGACGTGGAGTTCTCTGCCGCGAAGGCGAAGCTGCTCGGACT
Proteins encoded:
- a CDS encoding SHOCT domain-containing protein → MIRQRRRGPGLIGTAARTAVIAGTATKVSGNVAAKQSAQAEQAALAEQARIQQAVAQQVAATQPPAPPAPATPVPPASGDVLDGLERLAALHQQGALTDVEFSAAKAKLLGL